The Chlorocebus sabaeus isolate Y175 chromosome 1, mChlSab1.0.hap1, whole genome shotgun sequence genome includes a region encoding these proteins:
- the SLC43A3 gene encoding equilibrative nucleobase transporter 1, with product MAGQGLPLHVATLLTGLLECLGFAGVLFGWPSLVFVFKNEDYFKELCGQDAGPIGNATGQADCKAQDERFSLIFTLGSFMNNFMTFPTGYIFDRFKTTVARLIAIFFYTTATLIIAFTSAGSAVLLFLAMPMLTIGGILFLITNLQIGNLFGQHRSTIITLYNGAFDSSSAVFLIIKLLYEKGISLRASFIFLSVCSTWHVARTFLLMPRGHIPYPLPPNYSYGLCSGNGTMKEEKKTTKHENRELQSKEVLSAKEETPGKGQKQEPCSFWSYALSRRFAWHLVWLSVIQLWHYLFIGTLNSLLTNMAGGDMARVSTYTNAFAFTQFGVLCAPWNGLLMDRLKQKYQKEARKTGSSTLAVALCSTVPSLALTSLLCLGFALCASVPVLPLQYLTFILQVISRSFLYGSNAAFLTIAFPSEHFGKLFGLVMALSAVVSLLQFPIFTLIKGPLQNDPFYVNVMFMLAILLTFVHPFLVHRECRTWKETPSAIA from the exons ATGGCGGGCCAGGGCCTGCCCCTGCACGTGGCCACACTGCTGACGGGGCTGCTGGAATGCCTGGGCTTTGCTGGCGTCCTCTTTGGCTGGCCTTCACTAGTATTTGTCTTCAAGAATGAGGATTACTTTAAGGAGCTGTGTGGACAAGATGCTGGGCCGATTGGCAATGCCACGGGGCAGGCCG ACTGCAAAGCCCAGGATGAGAGGTTCTCACTCATCTTCACCCTGGGGTCCTTCATGAACAACTTCATGACATTCCCCACTGGCTACATCTTTGACCGGTTCAAGACCACCGTGGCACGCCTCATAGCCAT ATTTTTCTACACCACTGCCACACTCATCATAGCCTTCACCTCTGCAG GCTCCGCTGTGCTGCTCTTCCTGGCCATGCCAATGCTCACCATTGGGGGAATCCTGTTTCTCATCACCAACCTGCAG ATTGGGAACCTATTTGGCCAACACCGTTCGACCATCATCACTCTCTACAATGGAGCATTTGACTCTTCCTCGGCAGTCTTCCTTATTATTAAG CTTCTTTATGAAAAGGGCATCAGCCTCAGGGCCTCCTTCATCTTCCTCTCTGTCTGCAGTACCTGGCATGTAGCACGCACTTTCCTCCTGATGCCCCGGGGGCACATCCCATATCCACTGCCCCCCAACTACAGCTACGG CCTGTGCTCTGGGAATGGCACcatgaaggaagagaagaaaacaactAAGCATGAAAACAGGGAGCTACAGTCAAAGGAGGTCCTTTCAGCAAAGGAAG AGACCCCAGGGAAAGGGCAGAAGCAGGAACCCTGCTCCTTCTGGAGCTACGCTTTGTCTCGGCGCTTTGCCTGGCACCTGGTGTGGCTGTCTGTGATACAGTTGTGGCACTACCTCTTCATTGGCACTCTCAACTCCTTGCTGACCAACATGGCCGGTGGGGACATGGCACGAG TCAGCACCTACACAAATGCCTTTGCCTTCACTCAATTCGGAGTGCTGTGTGCCCCCTGGAATGGCCTGCTCATGGACCGGCTTAAACAGAAGTACcagaaggaagcaagaaagaCAG GTTCCTCCACCTTGGCAGTGGCTCTCTGCTCGACGGTGCCTTCGCTGGCCCTGACATCCCTGCTGTGCCTGGGCTTcgccctctgtgcctcagtcccCGTCCTCCCTCTCCAGTATCTCACCTTCATCCTGCAAGTGATCAGCCGCTCCTTCCTCTATGGGAGCAACGCGGCCTTCCTCACCATTGC TTTCCCTTCGGAGCACTTTGGCAAGCTCTTTGGGCTGGTGATGGCCTTGTCGGCTGTGGTGTCTCTGCTCCAGTTCCCCATCTTCACGCTCATCAAAGGCCCCCTTCAGAATGACCCATTTTAC GTAAATGTGATGTTCATGCTTGCCATTCTTCTGACATTCGTCCACCCCTTTCTGGTACACCGGGAATGCCGCACTTGGAAAGAAACTCCCTCTGCAATTGCATAG